In one Desulfoferula mesophila genomic region, the following are encoded:
- the yihA gene encoding ribosome biogenesis GTP-binding protein YihA/YsxC — protein sequence MIPIGQAEFITTAVKPSGYPPPGPPEVAFAGRSNVGKSSLINTLTRRKKLVRVSGTPGRTQHINFFSINQDAIRLVDLPGYGYAKVPKAIRAAWRPMVEAYLSGRDTLAAVVVILDIRREPTGEDLMLLDWLRSLQITVLAAVTKADKLSNNQQASRLAKLRPTLAPFDPTPTLFSASTGQGREELWARVCEAAGV from the coding sequence ATGATTCCCATCGGCCAAGCGGAGTTCATCACCACGGCGGTGAAACCCAGCGGCTACCCGCCGCCGGGTCCGCCCGAGGTGGCCTTTGCCGGCCGCTCCAACGTGGGCAAGTCCTCGCTGATCAACACCCTGACCAGGCGCAAGAAGCTGGTCAGGGTCTCGGGCACCCCGGGGCGCACCCAGCACATCAACTTCTTCAGCATCAACCAGGACGCTATACGCCTGGTGGACCTGCCCGGCTACGGCTACGCCAAGGTGCCCAAGGCCATCAGGGCGGCCTGGCGCCCCATGGTGGAGGCCTACCTGAGCGGGCGCGACACCCTGGCCGCGGTGGTGGTCATCCTGGACATCCGCCGCGAGCCCACCGGCGAGGACCTGATGCTCCTGGACTGGCTGCGCTCCTTGCAGATCACCGTCCTGGCGGCCGTCACCAAGGCCGACAAGCTCTCCAACAACCAGCAGGCCTCGCGCCTGGCCAAGCTCAGGCCAACCCTGGCCCCCTTCGACCCCACCCCCACCCTTTTCTCGGCCAGCACCGGCCAGGGTAGGGAGGAGTTGTGGGCGCGCGTCTGCGAGGCGGCGGGGGTTTAA
- a CDS encoding TrkH family potassium uptake protein, translating into MPKWLSPSRLVLASFALFIFLGAALLAMPVMQGPAGVSLLDCLFTATSAVCVTGLITVDTATAWSPWGQGLILVLLQAGGLGIMTFSVALLYLARKRPGPRTHLALKGALGPVPGGEIGRLVADVLLYTFLLEGLGAAVLFVRFLADFPVQTAGALAVFHSVSAFCNAGFSLFSDNLVAYAEDPTVNLVILGLVVLGGLGFVVLRELVGRLRRPKDELPRRLSLQARLVLFTTGALIAGGMVALLTAEWLGQGPAWRQGPWTLLFQAITPRTAGFNTVPMDQLTNASLVVTMVLMFIGASPGSCGGGVKTTTIAVLWSLAMNRLRGRAGAEAWGRSVPERQVELALLLVLGTAAVLMVAVVLLSAVGLADGGHVRGDFISLAFEATSALGTVGLSLGATPALTPAGKVIIIALMFLGRLGPLAFVYSVAQSLRDRGYRLAEERVIMG; encoded by the coding sequence ATGCCCAAATGGTTGTCCCCTTCGCGCCTGGTGCTGGCGTCGTTCGCCCTTTTCATTTTTTTGGGCGCGGCGCTTTTGGCCATGCCGGTGATGCAGGGCCCCGCGGGGGTGAGCCTGTTGGACTGCCTGTTCACCGCCACCAGCGCGGTCTGCGTAACCGGACTCATCACCGTGGACACCGCCACCGCCTGGTCCCCCTGGGGCCAAGGGCTCATCCTGGTGCTTTTGCAGGCCGGCGGCCTGGGCATCATGACCTTTTCGGTGGCCCTGTTGTACCTGGCCCGGAAACGGCCGGGGCCGCGCACCCACCTGGCCCTCAAGGGGGCCCTGGGCCCGGTGCCCGGCGGGGAAATAGGCCGCCTGGTGGCCGACGTGCTGCTCTACACCTTTTTGCTGGAGGGCCTGGGCGCGGCGGTGCTCTTCGTGCGCTTCCTGGCTGATTTTCCCGTCCAGACCGCCGGGGCCCTGGCCGTGTTCCACTCGGTCAGCGCCTTTTGCAATGCGGGCTTCAGCCTGTTCAGCGACAACCTGGTGGCCTACGCCGAAGACCCCACGGTGAACCTGGTCATCCTGGGCCTGGTGGTGTTGGGCGGCCTGGGCTTCGTGGTGCTCAGGGAATTGGTGGGCCGCCTGCGCCGCCCCAAGGACGAGCTGCCCCGGCGGCTGTCCCTGCAGGCCCGGCTGGTGCTGTTCACCACCGGAGCCCTCATCGCCGGGGGCATGGTGGCCCTGCTCACCGCCGAATGGCTGGGCCAGGGCCCGGCCTGGCGCCAGGGCCCCTGGACCCTCTTGTTCCAGGCCATCACCCCGCGCACCGCCGGTTTCAACACCGTGCCCATGGACCAGCTCACCAACGCCTCGTTGGTGGTGACCATGGTGCTCATGTTCATCGGGGCCTCGCCGGGTTCCTGCGGCGGCGGCGTCAAGACCACCACCATCGCGGTGCTGTGGTCCCTGGCCATGAACCGCCTCCGGGGCCGGGCCGGGGCCGAGGCCTGGGGCCGTTCGGTGCCCGAGCGCCAGGTGGAGCTGGCCCTGTTGTTGGTGCTGGGCACTGCCGCGGTACTCATGGTGGCGGTGGTGCTGCTGAGCGCCGTGGGCCTGGCCGACGGCGGCCACGTGCGCGGCGACTTCATCAGCCTGGCCTTCGAGGCCACCAGCGCCCTGGGCACGGTGGGGCTCTCTCTGGGGGCCACTCCGGCGCTCACCCCGGCGGGCAAGGTCATCATCATCGCGCTGATGTTCCTGGGCCGCCTGGGCCCCCTGGCCTTCGTCTACTCCGTGGCCCAGTCCCTGCGCGACCGGGGCTACCGCCTGGCCGAAGAGCGGGTGATCATGGGCTAG
- a CDS encoding potassium channel family protein, translating to MNLAVIGLGQFGSSLALELKKLKHHVTALDSDARAVARVQDVVDQAVVADCTDRSLLEELGLGLVDGAVISVGDHLGASILTTLHLKEMGVGRIVAKATSPEHEKILKRVGAGEVVFPERDAAQRLARSLADPNLLDFLPIGDEFSVAELAPPAAIVGKSLAELNLRRKYEVNVIAVRELVPERTHLVPGPDYVLKDSDVLVVAGRQEDLERLRQAK from the coding sequence ATGAACCTGGCGGTTATCGGACTGGGGCAATTCGGCTCGTCCCTTGCCCTGGAGCTCAAAAAACTCAAGCACCACGTCACGGCCCTGGACTCCGACGCCCGGGCGGTGGCTAGGGTGCAAGACGTGGTGGACCAGGCGGTGGTGGCCGACTGCACCGATCGCAGCCTGTTGGAAGAGCTGGGCCTGGGCCTGGTGGACGGGGCGGTGATCAGCGTGGGGGACCATCTGGGAGCCAGCATCCTCACCACCTTGCACCTCAAGGAGATGGGGGTGGGCCGCATAGTGGCCAAGGCCACCAGCCCCGAGCACGAAAAAATCCTCAAGCGGGTGGGAGCCGGGGAGGTGGTGTTTCCCGAGCGCGACGCCGCCCAGCGTCTGGCCCGTTCGCTGGCCGACCCCAACCTTTTGGACTTTTTGCCCATCGGCGACGAGTTTTCCGTGGCCGAGCTGGCTCCGCCGGCGGCCATCGTGGGCAAGAGCCTGGCCGAGCTGAACCTGCGCCGCAAGTACGAGGTGAACGTCATCGCGGTGCGCGAGTTGGTGCCCGAGCGCACCCATCTGGTTCCCGGGCCCGATTACGTACTCAAAGACAGCGACGTTTTGGTGGTGGCCGGCCGCCAGGAAGACCTGGAAAGGCTGCGCCAGGCCAAGTGA
- a CDS encoding GGDEF domain-containing protein — protein MGNRHIGFKLAVGFLFVALLATYAFYWFSISKLHGETEGLRLFASHLEASDTFHSAMYQMLLEAGAYYRGQGDEQDLKAYRRNRAQAGTALAELQQYADTLPQGEIGTRIRRRTLELRSAYAEYLKNLDEFMGGGWKDGAGRLAALRDQFDVVFSKYYLRIHDHHAHRRLIMNREFSQAWETMGLLFFVQLVMVVSVGLLAVFYLDRVVLKAFDSTERMAYRDKLTGLRNRAGLDRVIRYLDGGPDGRPRRRYALIMLDIDHFKDYNDTHGHPAGDHLLRDLGMVIIKNVRNQDRVVRYGGEEFLVVLEALNADEALAAAENLRAAIGSHRFKLPDGKVADQVTVSLGVALYPQDGRNYQQVLNQADQRLYQAKALGRNRVVGPA, from the coding sequence ATGGGTAACCGGCATATCGGCTTTAAATTGGCGGTGGGGTTTTTGTTCGTCGCGTTGCTGGCCACCTATGCTTTTTATTGGTTCAGCATCAGCAAGCTCCATGGCGAAACGGAAGGCCTGAGGCTGTTCGCCAGCCACCTGGAGGCGTCCGACACTTTCCATTCGGCCATGTATCAGATGTTGCTGGAGGCCGGGGCTTATTACCGCGGCCAGGGTGACGAGCAAGACCTCAAGGCCTATCGAAGAAATCGCGCCCAGGCCGGAACGGCCTTGGCGGAGCTGCAGCAATACGCCGATACCCTGCCCCAGGGGGAAATCGGGACCAGGATACGCCGGCGCACCCTGGAGCTGCGAAGTGCCTACGCCGAATATCTGAAGAACCTGGATGAGTTCATGGGGGGCGGCTGGAAGGACGGCGCGGGGCGTCTTGCCGCCCTGCGCGATCAGTTCGACGTCGTGTTCTCCAAATATTATCTGCGCATTCATGACCACCATGCCCACCGGCGGTTGATAATGAACCGGGAGTTTTCCCAGGCCTGGGAGACCATGGGCCTGCTGTTTTTTGTGCAGTTGGTCATGGTGGTTTCGGTGGGGCTGTTGGCGGTGTTCTACCTGGACCGGGTGGTGCTCAAGGCCTTCGACTCCACCGAGCGCATGGCCTACCGCGACAAGCTAACCGGCCTGCGCAACCGGGCCGGCCTGGACCGGGTTATCCGCTACCTGGACGGCGGGCCGGACGGCCGTCCCCGGCGGCGTTACGCCTTGATCATGTTGGACATCGACCACTTCAAGGACTACAACGACACCCACGGCCATCCGGCGGGGGACCACCTGCTGCGCGATCTGGGGATGGTGATAATAAAAAACGTGCGCAACCAAGACCGGGTGGTGCGCTATGGGGGCGAGGAATTCTTGGTGGTGTTGGAGGCGCTAAACGCCGACGAGGCCCTGGCCGCCGCCGAAAACCTGCGCGCGGCCATAGGGTCCCACCGTTTCAAGCTGCCGGACGGCAAGGTGGCCGACCAAGTGACCGTCAGCCTGGGGGTGGCCCTTTATCCCCAAGACGGGCGCAACTACCAGCAGGTGTTAAACCAGGCCGATCAGAGGCTCTACCAGGCCAAGGCGCTGGGCCGCAACCGGGTGGTGGGCCCCGCCTGA
- a CDS encoding MFS transporter, with protein MSQPAYRGPLYILGVTTFVAMTGVGIIVPFLPLYARDLGASGIMLGLIFSSFSLSRALVVPWLGGFSDRWGRKPFIITGMAGYGVTSLLFMLADSAEALVLTRLLQGVFAAMVLPVAMALVADITPPGMEGRSFGAFNMFFLLGFGIGPVIGGSVYEYFGLNANFVLMFVLSVAAAITVALTVSEPGAELRTGGKRGFREMVLLCRDRGFMAIMLARMGAAAGMSCFISFMPLVATGHNLNTMGVGLCLTANVLLSTAMQRPAGWLADRMPRLPLAAGGLALSGIMKMLIPWGSDLTSLMLLSMGDGVFSGLSLPALTAMAVSRGKDLGSGMGLTTGAFTMALSVGVFVGPICAGWSVDVSGVSGTALWLGGGAAVVSALALWLLYAGIQNRGDGAGPRQTAALDHLP; from the coding sequence GTGAGCCAACCCGCCTATCGCGGCCCTCTGTACATCCTGGGGGTCACCACCTTCGTGGCCATGACCGGGGTGGGCATCATCGTGCCCTTCCTGCCCCTGTACGCCCGCGACCTGGGGGCCAGCGGGATCATGCTGGGGCTCATCTTCAGCTCCTTTTCCCTGTCCCGGGCCCTGGTGGTGCCCTGGCTGGGGGGCTTTTCCGACCGCTGGGGGCGCAAGCCCTTCATCATCACCGGCATGGCCGGTTACGGGGTCACCAGCCTGCTGTTCATGCTGGCCGACAGTGCCGAGGCCCTGGTGCTCACCCGCCTGCTGCAGGGCGTGTTCGCGGCCATGGTGTTGCCGGTGGCCATGGCCCTGGTGGCCGACATCACCCCGCCGGGCATGGAGGGCCGCTCCTTCGGGGCCTTCAACATGTTCTTCCTGCTGGGCTTCGGCATCGGCCCCGTCATCGGGGGCTCGGTCTACGAGTACTTTGGGCTCAACGCCAATTTCGTGCTCATGTTCGTCCTGAGCGTGGCCGCCGCCATAACCGTGGCCCTCACCGTGTCCGAACCCGGAGCCGAGCTGCGCACGGGGGGCAAGCGGGGTTTTCGGGAGATGGTACTCCTTTGCCGCGACCGCGGTTTCATGGCCATCATGCTGGCCCGCATGGGCGCGGCGGCGGGCATGAGCTGCTTCATCTCCTTCATGCCCCTGGTGGCCACCGGCCACAACCTGAACACCATGGGGGTGGGCCTGTGCCTCACCGCCAACGTGCTCTTGAGCACCGCCATGCAGCGCCCCGCCGGTTGGCTGGCCGACCGTATGCCCCGCCTGCCCCTGGCCGCCGGCGGCCTGGCCCTCTCGGGGATAATGAAGATGCTCATCCCCTGGGGCAGCGACCTCACCTCCCTGATGCTCCTGTCCATGGGCGACGGGGTGTTCTCCGGGCTGTCCTTGCCCGCGCTCACCGCCATGGCCGTGAGCCGGGGCAAGGACCTGGGCTCGGGTATGGGGCTCACCACCGGGGCCTTTACCATGGCCCTTAGCGTGGGGGTTTTCGTGGGGCCCATCTGCGCGGGGTGGAGCGTGGATGTCAGCGGCGTCAGCGGCACGGCCCTGTGGCTGGGCGGCGGGGCGGCCGTGGTTTCGGCCCTGGCGCTATGGCTGCTTTATGCCGGCATCCAAAACCGAGGGGACGGCGCCGGGCCGCGGCAGACGGCGGCCTTGGATCACCTGCCCTAG
- the lgt gene encoding prolipoprotein diacylglyceryl transferase, with the protein MFPVLFSIGPLTLHTYGVLLALGAALGLWLLTHLAKKQGLDPDRVMSLSLWLLISGLVGSRLLFVLLEPAQFKSAPWRVLAIWEGGLVFYGGVAAALVVGLILMRRWRLPVLTLLDCAAPALALGQALGRFGCFSAGCCYGRVWEGGWCAVTFSDPLTLAPRDLPLHPTQLYTAGALLIILGVLLLLWRHRRFAGQIFFAYGFLHGIARVIIETFRADWRGEPFLGFTPTGWFALGLAVVSAAALIYLQRKNAAKQGG; encoded by the coding sequence GTGTTCCCCGTCCTGTTCAGCATCGGCCCCCTGACCCTGCACACCTACGGCGTGCTCCTAGCCCTGGGCGCGGCCCTGGGCCTGTGGCTTTTGACCCACCTGGCCAAAAAGCAGGGCCTGGACCCGGACCGGGTGATGAGCCTGTCCTTGTGGCTACTCATCAGCGGCCTGGTGGGCTCGCGCCTGTTGTTCGTCCTCCTGGAGCCCGCCCAGTTCAAGAGCGCCCCCTGGAGGGTATTGGCCATCTGGGAGGGCGGCCTGGTGTTCTACGGCGGGGTGGCCGCCGCCTTGGTGGTGGGGCTCATCCTCATGCGCCGCTGGCGCCTGCCGGTGCTCACCCTCCTGGATTGCGCGGCCCCGGCCCTGGCCCTGGGCCAGGCCCTGGGGCGCTTCGGCTGTTTCAGCGCCGGTTGCTGCTACGGCCGGGTCTGGGAAGGCGGCTGGTGCGCGGTCACCTTCAGCGATCCCCTCACCCTGGCCCCCCGGGATCTGCCCCTGCACCCCACCCAGCTCTACACCGCGGGCGCGCTGCTCATCATTCTGGGAGTGCTCCTGCTGCTCTGGCGCCACCGGCGTTTCGCGGGGCAGATTTTCTTCGCCTATGGGTTCCTGCACGGCATCGCCAGGGTTATAATCGAGACGTTTAGAGCCGATTGGCGGGGCGAACCCTTCCTGGGTTTCACCCCCACCGGTTGGTTCGCCCTGGGCCTGGCCGTGGTCAGCGCCGCGGCCCTGATCTACTTGCAGCGAAAAAACGCCGCCAAACAGGGAGGCTGA
- a CDS encoding branched-chain amino acid aminotransferase, translated as MECRKELLPADSCKPKPTDESKLGFGQIFCDHMFLMDYEKGKDWHDPRIVPYGPLALSPAALVLHYGQEVFEGLKAYRGVDGGIYMFRPQANLERMNRSNKRLCIPELPVQETLEHLFELVKTEHEWVPTLEGTSLYIRPTVIATEACLGVKVSSKYLYFVIMGPVGAYYPEGFNPVRIYVEENYVRASVGGVGEAKTMGNYAASLLAAEEAHAKGFTQVLWLDACDRKSIEEVGTMNMFFVIDGEVITSPLHGSILPGITRDSVLTMCRHWDLNVSERKLTIDEVLEAQAAGKLEEAFGTGTAAVISPVGSIHYRGTDYTVADGQTGPLSHKLYDELTGIQLGKRPDPFGWVVKVK; from the coding sequence ATGGAGTGTAGAAAAGAACTGCTGCCTGCCGACAGCTGCAAGCCCAAGCCCACCGACGAGTCCAAGCTCGGTTTCGGCCAGATATTCTGCGACCACATGTTCCTGATGGATTACGAAAAGGGCAAGGACTGGCACGACCCGCGCATTGTGCCCTACGGCCCGCTGGCCCTGTCCCCGGCCGCCCTGGTGTTGCACTACGGCCAGGAGGTCTTCGAGGGGCTCAAGGCCTATCGCGGGGTGGACGGCGGCATCTACATGTTTAGGCCCCAGGCCAACCTCGAGCGCATGAACCGCTCCAACAAGCGCCTGTGCATCCCCGAGCTGCCGGTGCAGGAGACCCTGGAGCACCTGTTCGAGCTGGTCAAGACCGAGCATGAGTGGGTGCCCACCCTGGAGGGCACCAGCCTCTACATCCGGCCCACGGTCATCGCCACGGAGGCCTGCCTGGGGGTCAAGGTCAGCTCCAAGTACCTCTACTTCGTCATCATGGGGCCGGTGGGGGCCTACTACCCCGAGGGCTTCAACCCGGTGAGGATCTACGTGGAGGAAAACTACGTGCGCGCCTCGGTGGGCGGCGTGGGCGAGGCCAAGACCATGGGCAACTACGCGGCCAGCCTGTTGGCCGCCGAGGAGGCCCACGCCAAGGGCTTCACCCAGGTGCTGTGGCTGGACGCCTGCGACAGGAAGAGCATCGAGGAAGTGGGCACCATGAACATGTTCTTCGTCATCGACGGGGAAGTGATCACCAGCCCCCTGCACGGCTCCATCCTGCCGGGCATCACCCGCGACTCGGTCTTGACCATGTGCCGCCACTGGGACCTCAATGTCTCCGAGCGCAAGCTGACCATCGACGAGGTGCTGGAGGCCCAGGCCGCCGGCAAGCTGGAGGAGGCCTTCGGCACCGGCACCGCCGCGGTGATCAGCCCGGTGGGCTCCATCCACTACCGGGGCACCGACTACACCGTGGCCGACGGCCAGACCGGCCCCCTGAGCCACAAGCTCTACGACGAGCTGACCGGCATCCAGTTGGGCAAGCGCCCCGACCCCTTCGGCTGGGTGGTCAAGGTCAAGTAG
- the gatB gene encoding Asp-tRNA(Asn)/Glu-tRNA(Gln) amidotransferase subunit GatB: MEYEAVIGLEVHAQLLTESKIFCGCSTKFGAPPNTHVCPVCLGMPGVLPVLNERVVEFTIRAGLATNCAVQPRSVWARKNYFYPDLPKNYQISQYELPICLDGRLDIQVEGQESRRIGITRIHMEEDAGKLVHDPGLPVSYVDYNRTGVPLMEIVSEPDLRSPAEAGAYLRALRDILVYLEVCDGNMEEGSFRCDANVSLRPLGQKELGTKAELKNMNSFRGVEKALEYEIRRQRAVLDEGGKVRQETRLWDADQGKSFGMRGKEEAHDYRYLPDPDLLPLEIGPEWVERVRAALPELPAAKLARFMADYGLSDYDAGVLTASRPLADYYEAALAAGAPAKAAANWVTSDLLGALKAQNLEIEQSPLAPAGLAGLIKLIEAGTISGKMAKEVFAEMLSSGTDAEAIVQAKGLSQVSDEDELATLLQEIFAANPAEVEAFKGGKKKLMGFFVGQVMQKTKGQANPKLVNQLINQLLGS, encoded by the coding sequence ATGGAATACGAGGCGGTCATAGGGCTGGAGGTCCACGCCCAGCTCCTCACCGAGTCCAAGATTTTCTGCGGCTGCTCCACCAAGTTCGGCGCGCCGCCCAACACCCACGTCTGCCCGGTGTGCCTGGGTATGCCCGGCGTGTTGCCGGTCCTCAACGAACGGGTGGTGGAGTTCACCATCCGGGCCGGGCTGGCCACCAATTGCGCGGTGCAGCCCCGTAGCGTGTGGGCCCGCAAAAACTACTTCTACCCGGACCTGCCCAAGAACTACCAGATCAGCCAATACGAGCTGCCCATCTGCCTGGACGGCCGGCTGGACATCCAGGTGGAGGGGCAAGAGTCCCGGCGCATCGGCATCACCCGCATCCACATGGAAGAAGACGCGGGCAAGCTGGTGCACGACCCCGGCCTGCCGGTGAGCTACGTGGACTACAACCGCACCGGAGTGCCGCTGATGGAGATCGTCAGCGAGCCGGACCTGCGCTCCCCGGCCGAGGCGGGGGCCTATCTGCGGGCCCTGCGCGATATCCTGGTCTACCTGGAGGTCTGCGACGGCAACATGGAGGAAGGCTCCTTCCGCTGCGACGCCAACGTGAGCCTTCGGCCCCTGGGCCAGAAGGAGCTGGGCACCAAGGCCGAGCTCAAGAACATGAACTCCTTCCGGGGCGTGGAAAAGGCCCTGGAGTACGAGATTCGCCGCCAGCGGGCCGTGTTGGACGAAGGCGGCAAGGTGCGCCAGGAGACCCGCCTGTGGGACGCCGACCAGGGCAAGAGCTTCGGCATGCGGGGCAAGGAAGAGGCCCACGACTACCGCTATCTGCCCGACCCGGATCTGTTGCCCCTGGAGATAGGCCCGGAGTGGGTGGAGCGGGTGCGGGCCGCCCTGCCCGAGCTGCCCGCGGCCAAGCTGGCGCGCTTCATGGCCGACTACGGCCTGAGCGACTACGACGCCGGGGTGCTCACCGCCTCCCGGCCCTTGGCCGACTACTACGAGGCGGCGCTCGCCGCTGGGGCTCCGGCCAAGGCGGCGGCCAACTGGGTGACCAGCGACCTGTTGGGCGCGCTCAAGGCCCAGAACCTGGAGATCGAGCAAAGCCCCCTGGCCCCGGCGGGCCTGGCCGGGCTCATCAAGCTCATCGAGGCGGGCACCATCAGCGGCAAGATGGCCAAGGAGGTGTTCGCCGAAATGCTCTCCTCGGGCACCGACGCCGAGGCCATCGTCCAGGCCAAGGGCCTGAGCCAGGTGAGCGACGAGGACGAGCTCGCGACCCTGCTCCAGGAGATATTCGCGGCCAACCCGGCCGAGGTGGAGGCCTTCAAGGGCGGCAAGAAAAAGCTCATGGGCTTTTTCGTGGGCCAGGTGATGCAAAAGACCAAGGGTCAGGCCAACCCCAAGCTGGTCAACCAGCTCATCAACCAGCTGCTGGGGAGCTAG
- the mtnA gene encoding S-methyl-5-thioribose-1-phosphate isomerase — translation MPTLYWQDDVVMILDQRKLPARTTFIACRDMKRVIYCIKTLAVRGAPAIGVAAAMGLVLAAKAVKLKDPAKWAERFRAQAEVMRAARPTAVNLGWAVDRMLALVAGAPEDPAERLALLRRESEMMLAEDVAINRAMGRHGAKLVPKRATILTHCNAGSLATGGYGTALGVVRAAAEAGKQIKVIADETRPLLQGARLTAWEMVDEGIPVAVAVDGAVGALMSKGLVDLCVVGADRIAANGDVANKIGTFNVALQARRHGVPFYVAAPLSTVDMDTPSGDLIPIEERDPAEVLAFAGSRAAPGAEALNPAFDVTPNDLVSAIITEVGVLRPPFNRSLAAAKAQSLT, via the coding sequence ATCCCGACCCTTTATTGGCAGGACGACGTGGTGATGATCCTGGACCAGCGCAAGCTGCCGGCCAGGACCACCTTCATCGCCTGCCGGGACATGAAGCGGGTCATCTACTGCATTAAGACCCTGGCGGTGCGCGGGGCTCCGGCCATCGGCGTCGCCGCGGCCATGGGCCTGGTCTTGGCGGCCAAGGCCGTCAAGCTCAAGGACCCGGCCAAGTGGGCCGAGCGCTTCCGGGCCCAGGCCGAGGTCATGCGCGCGGCCCGGCCCACGGCGGTGAACCTGGGCTGGGCGGTGGATCGCATGCTGGCCCTGGTCGCCGGCGCGCCCGAGGACCCGGCTGAGCGCCTGGCCCTACTTCGCCGCGAGAGCGAGATGATGCTGGCCGAGGATGTGGCCATCAACCGGGCCATGGGCCGCCACGGGGCCAAGCTGGTGCCCAAGCGGGCCACCATCCTCACCCACTGCAACGCCGGCTCCCTGGCCACCGGGGGCTACGGCACCGCCCTGGGGGTGGTGCGGGCCGCGGCCGAGGCGGGCAAGCAGATCAAGGTGATCGCCGACGAGACCCGGCCTTTGTTGCAGGGGGCGCGGCTCACCGCCTGGGAGATGGTGGACGAGGGCATACCGGTGGCCGTGGCCGTGGACGGCGCGGTGGGAGCCCTGATGAGCAAGGGCCTGGTGGATTTGTGCGTGGTGGGGGCGGATCGCATCGCGGCCAACGGCGACGTGGCCAACAAGATCGGCACCTTCAACGTGGCCCTGCAGGCCCGGCGCCACGGCGTGCCCTTTTACGTGGCCGCCCCCTTGAGCACCGTGGATATGGACACGCCCAGCGGCGACCTGATACCCATAGAGGAGCGCGACCCCGCCGAGGTGCTGGCCTTTGCCGGCAGCCGGGCCGCTCCCGGCGCCGAGGCCCTCAACCCGGCCTTCGACGTGACCCCCAACGATTTAGTCAGCGCCATCATAACCGAGGTGGGCGTGCTCAGGCCGCCCTTTAACCGCAGCCTGGCCGCGGCCAAGGCCCAGAGTTTAACCTAG
- the lspA gene encoding signal peptidase II: protein MWRRLGRLSVIALAVAGADQLLKAVMVPWLQDGPVTLVPGFARLVLAYNTGAAFSSFAGVTGARWALVGATLVALTVAVWAAAGPLGRHRGTLWSLALICGGALGNLIDRLRLGSVVDFVDLYAGNWHWPVFNLADTAITVGGVYLAWTLIRGKA, encoded by the coding sequence GTGTGGCGCCGCCTGGGCAGGCTGTCCGTCATCGCCCTGGCCGTGGCCGGGGCGGATCAACTGCTCAAGGCGGTGATGGTCCCCTGGTTGCAAGACGGGCCCGTCACGCTGGTCCCCGGCTTCGCCCGCCTGGTGCTGGCCTACAACACCGGGGCCGCCTTCAGCAGCTTCGCCGGCGTGACCGGGGCCCGCTGGGCCCTGGTGGGGGCCACCCTGGTGGCCCTGACCGTGGCCGTCTGGGCCGCCGCCGGGCCCCTGGGCCGCCACCGCGGGACCCTGTGGTCCCTGGCGCTCATCTGCGGCGGGGCCCTGGGCAACCTCATCGACCGCCTGCGCCTGGGATCGGTGGTGGACTTCGTGGACCTTTATGCGGGAAACTGGCACTGGCCGGTGTTCAACCTGGCCGACACCGCCATCACCGTGGGCGGCGTGTACCTGGCCTGGACCCTCATCCGGGGCAAGGCCTAA
- the gcvH gene encoding glycine cleavage system protein GcvH: MDFPDDLKYHPEHMWVRLEDGDVATVGITDFAQEQLGTVIFVDLPDAEQEISQGEELGAVESAKSVSDLISPVTGVVLRVNQALEDTPDLINLEPYTGGWIARVKLEDPAELDELMDAGVYEADLD, encoded by the coding sequence TTGGATTTCCCCGACGATCTCAAATATCATCCCGAACACATGTGGGTCCGTCTGGAAGACGGCGACGTGGCCACGGTGGGCATCACCGATTTCGCCCAGGAGCAGTTGGGCACGGTGATCTTCGTGGACCTGCCGGACGCGGAGCAGGAGATAAGCCAGGGCGAGGAGCTGGGCGCGGTGGAAAGCGCCAAGAGCGTCAGCGACCTCATCAGCCCGGTCACCGGCGTGGTGCTCAGGGTCAACCAGGCCTTGGAAGACACCCCGGACCTGATCAACCTGGAGCCCTACACCGGGGGCTGGATCGCCAGGGTGAAGCTGGAAGACCCCGCCGAGTTGGACGAACTGATGGACGCCGGGGTATACGAGGCCGATCTGGACTAG